From one Staphylococcus kloosii genomic stretch:
- a CDS encoding LysR family transcriptional regulator yields MTKMNGASYLAAIKQYGNISHAAKALYISQPYLSKFIKELEQDIGVILVNRNTSPLTLTYAGERYLHYMKQIADIYKNMENEIQTLSNLKKGQLYIGVNPILATHTLYNILPEFTKRYPGVEIKLIEESAHRIEQLLIDNKVDIALTILPLYQDNIAYDVLYTEKIYMALPPNHSLTYKSDADLLDSITIFEYLNNAKFILLKPEMALRKVTDQILKDYDVKPNITMETLSVENALKLSNEGLGITFVPESVKNKNEHNNCKFIALDSFKYYNQVVIAYGKDDKTQLSEAAKALLSMAQNNYNQ; encoded by the coding sequence ATGACTAAAATGAATGGGGCAAGCTATTTAGCAGCAATCAAACAGTATGGCAATATTTCTCATGCGGCAAAGGCATTATATATATCCCAACCTTATTTGAGTAAGTTTATTAAAGAACTTGAACAAGATATAGGTGTAATTTTAGTGAATAGAAATACGAGTCCCTTAACTTTAACTTACGCTGGTGAAAGATATTTACATTATATGAAGCAAATAGCTGATATTTATAAAAACATGGAGAATGAAATACAAACATTATCTAATTTGAAAAAGGGACAACTGTATATCGGTGTAAATCCAATATTAGCAACGCATACGTTATATAATATTTTGCCGGAATTTACTAAAAGATATCCAGGAGTAGAAATAAAATTAATAGAAGAATCTGCACATCGTATAGAACAATTATTGATAGATAACAAGGTAGATATCGCATTGACAATTTTGCCACTATATCAAGACAATATAGCATATGATGTTTTATATACTGAAAAGATTTATATGGCATTACCGCCAAACCACTCATTAACATATAAATCTGACGCAGACTTACTTGATTCAATAACTATATTTGAATATTTAAACAATGCCAAATTTATTTTGCTAAAACCAGAGATGGCATTGCGTAAAGTTACAGATCAAATACTAAAAGACTATGATGTTAAACCTAATATCACAATGGAAACATTAAGTGTGGAAAATGCCTTGAAGCTTTCAAATGAAGGTTTAGGTATTACGTTTGTGCCTGAAAGTGTAAAAAATAAAAATGAGCACAATAACTGTAAATTTATAGCATTAGATTCTTTTAAATACTATAACCAAGTAGTTATTGCTTATGGAAAAGACGACAAAACGCAATTGTCTGAAGCGGCTAAAGCATTATTAAGCATGGCTCAAAACAACTATAACCAATAG
- a CDS encoding GntP family permease — MDIFYSIGILIAIIFIIYMAMRGFSILIIGPIASIIVILTNQLPFFDLLIGAKHSYMTGLTDFIINFFAVFLLGALLAKYMDASGAAQSIAEKIISKVGSNNPYSILVALFIITAILTYGGVSLFVVVFVLVPLAKPLFEKLNIAWNLIGIPIFLGLGTFTMTMLPATPSVQNVVPTKYLGTTLTASPWLGIIGAIVATIFGLWYMKHALNKSIANGETFKDYHLDITDEQASRPIPSFLQSILPIFFLIVIIITGSILNIGNIILIGLAISIILSAIIFKNYIPKQQKVINEGATNAIIPIFLTASTVAFGTVITIAPGFKLIKHFILNIPGSPLISIAVASALFGIITGSASGSLGIVLGAFGKQYLEMGVDPELIHRIATMSSSIFTVMPHTGVVLTFFALTGLNHKNGFKYLFITNTGANLLALIVVILIALFI; from the coding sequence ATGGATATTTTCTATTCAATCGGCATATTAATTGCCATCATATTTATTATTTACATGGCTATGAGAGGATTTTCCATATTAATAATAGGACCAATCGCCTCAATTATTGTCATTCTAACTAACCAATTACCATTTTTCGATTTACTAATTGGTGCAAAACATTCATATATGACAGGCTTAACAGATTTTATTATTAACTTTTTTGCAGTCTTTTTATTAGGTGCATTACTGGCAAAGTATATGGACGCGAGTGGTGCGGCACAGAGTATTGCCGAAAAAATAATTTCTAAAGTGGGTAGTAATAATCCATATTCAATACTTGTTGCATTATTTATTATTACTGCAATTTTAACTTACGGTGGCGTTAGTTTGTTTGTAGTAGTTTTCGTATTAGTTCCATTAGCCAAACCATTATTCGAAAAGTTAAATATAGCTTGGAATTTAATTGGCATACCCATTTTCTTAGGGTTAGGGACATTTACAATGACGATGTTACCTGCTACGCCTTCCGTGCAAAATGTTGTACCTACTAAATATTTAGGGACGACATTAACCGCTTCACCATGGTTAGGTATTATCGGCGCAATAGTAGCAACAATATTTGGCCTCTGGTATATGAAACATGCATTGAATAAAAGTATTGCCAATGGCGAAACTTTCAAAGACTATCATTTGGACATAACCGACGAACAAGCATCAAGACCCATTCCGTCATTTTTACAAAGTATACTACCTATCTTTTTTCTTATCGTTATTATTATTACCGGTAGTATTTTAAATATAGGAAACATTATTCTTATTGGTTTAGCTATTTCTATTATTTTATCAGCAATAATATTTAAAAATTATATTCCAAAACAACAAAAAGTTATTAACGAAGGAGCTACCAATGCGATTATACCAATATTTTTAACAGCTTCCACTGTAGCTTTTGGTACCGTAATAACAATTGCACCAGGCTTCAAATTAATTAAGCACTTTATTTTAAATATACCGGGTAGTCCTTTAATAAGTATCGCCGTTGCTTCTGCATTATTTGGTATTATCACAGGTTCCGCTTCTGGTTCTTTAGGAATTGTATTAGGTGCTTTCGGTAAACAGTATTTAGAAATGGGAGTCGACCCGGAACTTATTCATAGAATAGCGACGATGTCTTCATCAATATTCACTGTTATGCCACATACAGGCGTTGTATTAACTTTCTTTGCACTTACAGGTTTGAATCATAAAAATGGTTTTAAATATCTATTTATTACAAATACCGGCGCAAATTTACTAGCACTTATTGTAGTTATTTTAATCGCATTATTTATTTAA
- a CDS encoding 3-hydroxybutyrate dehydrogenase, translating to MRNVIITGAAQGIGYAAAQAFDIEGDRVFIFDMNLDKAQEAANALNNGVAYEVNVTNEDNIKEAIDDIISQYGSIDVLVNNAGIQYISKVEDFPLEKWNQVINVIQTGTFLMTKHVLPSMKQQHQGRIITVSSAHGEMADPFKSAYVASKFAQIGFAKTVALETVDYGITSNAVLPGPVRTKLIENQLANLAEQDGITEQEAMEKNITGKMPMNRLLEPSEIADTIVFLASDKSSAITGETISVSGGSNA from the coding sequence ATGAGAAACGTAATTATTACTGGAGCAGCTCAAGGTATAGGTTATGCAGCAGCACAAGCATTTGATATTGAAGGTGATCGCGTATTTATTTTTGATATGAATCTTGATAAAGCACAAGAAGCAGCAAATGCCTTAAATAATGGTGTTGCATATGAAGTTAACGTAACTAACGAAGATAATATTAAAGAAGCTATAGACGACATTATATCTCAATATGGCAGTATCGATGTATTAGTTAATAATGCGGGAATTCAATATATATCTAAAGTAGAAGACTTCCCTTTAGAAAAATGGAATCAAGTCATTAATGTTATCCAAACTGGAACATTTTTAATGACTAAACATGTCCTTCCAAGCATGAAACAACAGCATCAAGGACGTATTATAACTGTTTCCTCAGCACATGGCGAAATGGCAGACCCATTTAAATCTGCATATGTCGCTTCAAAATTTGCTCAAATTGGCTTTGCTAAAACAGTAGCATTAGAAACTGTAGATTATGGTATTACTTCAAATGCAGTACTCCCTGGACCTGTACGCACTAAACTAATCGAAAACCAATTAGCAAACTTAGCTGAACAAGACGGTATCACTGAACAAGAAGCAATGGAAAAAAATATTACAGGTAAAATGCCAATGAACCGTTTATTAGAACCTAGTGAAATCGCAGATACTATCGTCTTTTTAGCTTCTGATAAATCGTCAGCTATCACAGGTGAAACTATTAGTGTTTCAGGTGGATCAAACGCGTAA
- a CDS encoding lipocalin-like domain-containing protein codes for MTNLKDKLIGTWKLIKYQDEDEQGNIFYPLGEDATGFIMYNPDGYMSAQLMQQGRPAYASGDIHTGTTEEMAKAAHGYLAYSGRFELDEENATVYHTMDVSMNPTWLGDTQPRLFKLEGDTLSIVNGNVPNQKLVWQRVK; via the coding sequence ATGACTAATTTAAAAGACAAATTAATTGGTACTTGGAAACTTATTAAATATCAAGATGAAGATGAACAAGGTAATATTTTCTATCCATTAGGCGAAGATGCGACTGGATTTATAATGTATAACCCCGACGGCTATATGTCTGCACAGCTAATGCAACAAGGACGTCCAGCTTATGCTTCTGGAGACATCCACACAGGCACTACAGAAGAAATGGCAAAAGCAGCTCATGGTTATTTAGCTTATTCAGGAAGATTTGAATTAGATGAAGAAAATGCTACCGTATATCACACAATGGACGTAAGCATGAATCCAACATGGTTAGGTGATACACAACCTCGCTTATTCAAACTTGAAGGTGATACTTTAAGTATCGTTAATGGAAATGTTCCTAACCAAAAACTAGTTTGGCAACGAGTTAAATAA
- a CDS encoding GNAT family N-acetyltransferase, translated as MFEFRNAKIADLNQILAIENAGFTTAEAATKDALIDRIHNINDTFIVALDKEKVAGYINGPVVSKMYITDDLFETIQPNPTEGGFLSILGIVVAKEYRGQGLAGQLLQRFENLAKKHNRNGVTLTCRASLISFYEGYGYTNYGISDSTHGGVEWYNLIKAL; from the coding sequence ATGTTTGAATTCAGAAATGCTAAAATAGCTGACTTAAACCAAATATTAGCAATTGAAAACGCAGGTTTTACAACAGCTGAAGCAGCTACTAAAGATGCACTTATTGATAGAATACATAATATTAATGACACTTTTATCGTGGCATTAGATAAGGAAAAAGTTGCCGGTTATATTAACGGTCCAGTCGTTAGTAAAATGTATATTACGGATGACTTATTCGAAACTATACAACCTAATCCAACTGAAGGTGGTTTTTTATCTATATTAGGTATCGTTGTCGCAAAAGAATATAGAGGTCAAGGTTTAGCAGGTCAATTGTTACAACGCTTTGAAAACCTAGCAAAAAAGCACAATAGAAATGGTGTAACTTTAACATGTAGAGCTTCATTAATTTCATTTTATGAAGGGTATGGTTATACAAATTATGGCATCTCAGATTCAACCCATGGTGGTGTTGAATGGTACAACTTAATAAAAGCGCTATAA
- a CDS encoding VOC family protein, producing the protein MGNVRGINHVGLTVPNIDEATRFFKEAFGAKIAYDGLSYDDEPREGAEVERQLGLSKGAKIVKQRMIVIGNGPNIEMFEIESSNQADPLELEDLGYNHISLFVDDMDQAIKDAESAGAKPLSEKHGNSRYEDSKGSSSVYVESLWCSLIELQAIPNGYYYPEDSESTVFIPDETK; encoded by the coding sequence ATGGGAAATGTAAGAGGTATTAATCACGTAGGTTTAACAGTACCAAATATTGATGAAGCGACACGATTTTTCAAAGAAGCATTTGGTGCTAAAATTGCGTATGATGGATTAAGTTATGATGATGAACCTAGAGAAGGGGCAGAAGTTGAAAGACAGTTAGGCCTCTCGAAAGGTGCTAAAATTGTTAAACAGCGCATGATTGTGATTGGCAATGGTCCCAATATAGAAATGTTTGAAATAGAAAGTAGTAATCAAGCTGATCCATTGGAATTAGAAGATTTAGGATATAACCATATTTCACTATTTGTAGATGATATGGATCAAGCAATTAAAGATGCCGAAAGTGCTGGAGCAAAGCCGTTATCAGAAAAACATGGGAATTCTAGATATGAAGATAGTAAGGGTAGCAGTAGCGTTTATGTGGAATCACTGTGGTGTAGTTTGATTGAACTACAGGCGATACCAAATGGTTATTATTATCCTGAAGATAGCGAGAGCACAGTCTTTATTCCAGATGAAACGAAATAA
- a CDS encoding N-acyl homoserine lactonase family protein, translating into MNREIKVHILHTGSVIVDEALPFGYSTNRPLAWTGLFRSKKHQIELPVSVYLIEHPKGLVLIDTGWHIDNRTKQIRNLLFQYPVNKAKLPKGQAVHEQLASLGYQPSDIDYVLMSHMHCDHADGLKLVKEAKNILLSEEEYKAIKKDKMHYLSHEWKTVNLNTFKFLNTNIGPKGKSFDLFGDGTIQMIWVPGHSKGLASTIVKNTNSDKFLLLASDVGYAAKSWKENVIPGVVVNKSDAIQSLEWVKKMASDKNCIEAIANHDPNVIPHVVTINDGL; encoded by the coding sequence ATGAATAGAGAAATAAAAGTACACATTTTACACACAGGTTCAGTTATTGTAGATGAAGCTTTACCATTTGGTTATTCAACGAATAGACCATTAGCTTGGACTGGTTTGTTCCGTTCTAAAAAACATCAAATAGAATTACCAGTATCGGTATATTTAATTGAACACCCTAAAGGACTAGTTTTAATTGATACAGGTTGGCATATAGACAATAGAACAAAACAAATCAGAAATTTACTGTTCCAATATCCGGTTAATAAAGCAAAATTGCCTAAAGGGCAAGCGGTCCATGAACAACTTGCATCTCTAGGATATCAACCAAGTGACATTGATTATGTATTAATGAGTCACATGCACTGTGATCACGCTGATGGTTTGAAATTAGTTAAAGAGGCTAAAAATATTTTATTAAGCGAAGAAGAATACAAAGCTATTAAAAAAGATAAAATGCATTATTTATCTCATGAATGGAAAACGGTAAATTTAAATACATTTAAATTTCTCAATACTAACATTGGACCAAAAGGGAAATCTTTTGATTTATTCGGAGATGGAACGATACAAATGATATGGGTGCCCGGACATAGTAAGGGATTAGCTTCAACAATAGTAAAAAATACTAATAGTGATAAGTTTTTATTACTAGCTTCTGATGTGGGATATGCAGCTAAGTCTTGGAAAGAAAATGTTATTCCAGGTGTAGTGGTCAATAAATCCGATGCTATACAATCATTAGAATGGGTAAAGAAAATGGCTTCAGACAAAAATTGTATAGAAGCAATAGCTAATCATGATCCTAACGTTATTCCACATGTAGTAACTATAAATGACGGTTTATAA
- a CDS encoding MarR family winged helix-turn-helix transcriptional regulator translates to MDSNKYEQFNKLHLAYIEISKSINEVLEEQGINISREQLGVFKLLIQHKQLTLKEIAAKQGVFKTAISKRVKKLEEHGYIKRISSNDKREKLIVLTSKGLKFYENRQLLLYEGMEKKLNICEDDLVTLTESIQKINGILN, encoded by the coding sequence ATGGACTCAAATAAATATGAACAATTTAATAAATTACATTTAGCTTATATAGAAATAAGTAAAAGTATAAATGAAGTGTTAGAAGAACAAGGTATCAATATTTCTAGAGAACAGCTTGGTGTATTTAAATTATTGATACAACATAAGCAACTCACATTAAAAGAAATTGCTGCAAAACAAGGTGTTTTCAAGACAGCTATTTCAAAAAGAGTTAAAAAATTAGAAGAACACGGTTATATTAAAAGAATTTCATCAAATGATAAAAGAGAAAAACTGATAGTTTTAACAAGTAAAGGTCTGAAATTTTATGAAAACAGGCAACTATTACTATATGAAGGTATGGAAAAAAAATTAAATATTTGTGAAGACGATTTAGTAACTTTGACAGAAAGTATTCAAAAAATAAATGGAATTTTAAATTGA
- a CDS encoding stage II sporulation protein M, which produces MLYIINNNYLKRALKIFIITTALLLITIFLAYMFHPTEESIKSLGNKTSKIVSEKQGLAKIWGFIQINGFHVPLQMFLLALIPIPFLYTLNLIATIIIPGIMFGFFINFDTHKGLTSFIAYIPHYTLEVMSYCIIVSGLYMLNKAIIEKLRNLFKKEKKNNYSFKDSILNLLKMYLFISLPLVVLAAFAETYIANFLFDLMN; this is translated from the coding sequence ATGTTATACATTATAAATAATAATTATTTAAAAAGAGCACTTAAAATTTTTATAATAACAACTGCTTTATTACTGATAACAATTTTTCTTGCTTACATGTTTCATCCTACAGAAGAATCTATAAAAAGTTTGGGCAATAAAACATCTAAAATAGTGAGCGAAAAGCAAGGACTGGCAAAAATTTGGGGATTTATTCAAATAAATGGCTTTCATGTACCGTTACAAATGTTTTTATTAGCATTGATTCCTATACCCTTTTTATATACTTTAAATTTAATAGCAACAATAATAATACCTGGAATAATGTTTGGTTTTTTTATCAATTTTGATACTCACAAGGGGCTAACTAGTTTCATAGCTTATATCCCTCATTATACTTTGGAAGTTATGAGTTACTGTATCATCGTTAGTGGACTCTACATGCTAAACAAAGCTATTATAGAAAAATTAAGGAACCTATTCAAAAAAGAAAAAAAGAATAACTACTCTTTTAAAGACAGTATACTTAATTTATTAAAAATGTACTTATTTATATCTTTACCATTGGTCGTTCTAGCAGCATTTGCCGAAACATACATAGCAAATTTTCTTTTTGATTTAATGAATTAA
- the guaA gene encoding glutamine-hydrolyzing GMP synthase codes for MEMAKEQELILVLDFGSQYNQLITRRIREMGVYSELHDHEISIEEIKLMNPKGIILSGGPNSVYEENSFTIDPEIYNLGIPILGICYGMQLTTKLLGGKVERANEREYGKAIINAKTDELFFGLPEEQNVWMSHSDKVIEIPDGFEVIADSPSTNYAAIEDKSRRIYGVQFHPEVRHTEYGNDLLRNFIRRVCECTGEWSMENFIDIEIEKIREQVGDRRVLCAMSGGVDSSVVAVLLHKAIGDQLTCIFVDHGLLRKGEGDMVMEQFGEGFNMNIIRVDAQERFMSKLAGVSDPEQKRKIIGNEFVYVFDDEASKLKGVDFLAQGTLYTDVIESGTKTAQTIKSHHNVGGLPEDMEFQLIEPINTLFKDEVRALGIELGIPEHLVWRQPFPGPGLGIRVLGEITEDKLEIVRESDAILRQVIREEGLEREVWQYFTVLPGIQSVGVMGDYRTYDHTVGIRAVTSIDGMTSDFARIDWEVLQKISSRIVNEVDHVNRVVYDITSKPPSTIEWE; via the coding sequence ATGGAAATGGCTAAAGAGCAAGAGTTAATTCTTGTTTTAGACTTCGGCAGTCAATACAATCAATTAATTACACGCCGTATACGTGAAATGGGCGTATATAGTGAATTACACGATCACGAAATTTCTATTGAAGAAATTAAATTAATGAACCCTAAAGGTATTATCTTATCTGGAGGACCAAATTCAGTATATGAAGAAAATTCATTTACAATTGATCCAGAAATTTACAATTTAGGTATTCCAATTTTAGGAATTTGTTACGGTATGCAACTGACTACGAAATTATTAGGTGGCAAAGTTGAACGTGCCAATGAACGTGAATATGGTAAAGCAATTATAAATGCTAAAACAGACGAATTATTCTTTGGTTTGCCTGAAGAACAAAATGTTTGGATGAGCCATTCTGATAAAGTAATCGAAATTCCCGACGGTTTCGAGGTAATTGCAGATAGTCCAAGCACAAATTATGCAGCAATTGAAGATAAATCACGTCGTATCTACGGCGTACAATTCCACCCAGAAGTACGTCATACTGAATATGGTAATGATTTATTACGTAACTTTATTCGTCGCGTATGTGAATGTACTGGCGAATGGTCAATGGAGAACTTTATCGATATTGAAATAGAAAAGATCCGCGAACAAGTTGGCGACCGTCGTGTCTTATGTGCAATGAGCGGTGGTGTTGATTCATCAGTAGTTGCAGTGTTGCTACATAAAGCAATTGGTGATCAACTTACATGTATCTTTGTTGACCATGGCCTGTTACGTAAAGGTGAAGGCGACATGGTTATGGAACAATTTGGTGAAGGCTTTAATATGAATATTATTCGTGTTGATGCACAAGAACGTTTCATGAGCAAATTAGCCGGCGTTTCAGACCCAGAACAAAAGCGTAAAATCATTGGTAACGAATTCGTATATGTTTTCGATGACGAAGCGTCTAAATTAAAAGGTGTAGACTTCTTAGCACAAGGAACACTTTACACTGACGTTATCGAATCAGGTACAAAAACTGCCCAAACGATTAAATCACACCATAACGTAGGTGGCTTACCAGAAGATATGGAATTCCAACTTATCGAGCCAATCAACACGTTATTTAAAGATGAAGTACGTGCATTAGGTATTGAGTTAGGTATACCTGAACACTTAGTTTGGAGACAACCATTCCCAGGTCCAGGACTTGGTATTCGCGTATTAGGTGAAATCACTGAAGATAAATTAGAAATCGTTAGAGAATCTGATGCGATCTTACGTCAAGTTATCCGTGAGGAAGGTCTTGAACGTGAAGTTTGGCAATACTTTACTGTATTACCAGGCATTCAATCAGTCGGTGTCATGGGAGACTACCGTACGTACGACCACACAGTAGGTATCCGTGCAGTGACATCTATCGATGGTATGACAAGTGACTTTGCTCGTATTGACTGGGAAGTCTTACAAAAAATCTCAAGCCGTATCGTTAACGAAGTAGACCACGTCAACCGCGTAGTCTATGACATAACTTCTAAGCCACCAAGCACAATTGAGTGGGAATAA
- the guaB gene encoding IMP dehydrogenase: MWENKFEKESLTFDDVLLLPAESDILPKEVDLSVQLSDKIKLNIPVISAGMDTVTESKMAIAMARQGGLGVIHKNMNIEDQADEVQKVKRSENGVITDPFYLTPSESVFEAEALMGKYRISGVPIVNNEEEKQFVGIITNRDLRFIEDFSIKISDVMTKENLVTAPVGTTLEEAEELLQQHKIEKLPLVEDGKLKGLITIKDIEKVSEFPHSAKDEHGRLLVGAAIGIAKDTDIRAEKLVEAGVDALVIDTAHGHSKGVIDQVRHIKEKFPQVTLIAGNVATATATKALYEAGADVVKVGIGPGSICTTRVVAGVGVPQITAVYDCATEARKHGKTIIADGGIKFSGDIIKALAAGGHAVMLGSLLAGTEESPGETEIFQGRQYKVYRGMGSLGAMESGSNDRYFQQDKTPKKFVPEGIEGRIAFKGALQDTVYQLMGGVRSGMGYTGSKNLEALREEAQFTRMGPAGLAESHPHDVQITKESPNYSF, encoded by the coding sequence ATGTGGGAAAATAAGTTTGAAAAAGAATCTTTAACTTTTGATGATGTATTACTATTACCGGCGGAGTCAGATATTTTACCTAAAGAGGTAGATTTAAGTGTTCAACTGTCAGATAAAATTAAATTAAATATTCCTGTTATCTCTGCAGGTATGGATACTGTAACAGAATCAAAAATGGCAATTGCAATGGCAAGACAGGGTGGTCTGGGTGTTATTCATAAAAATATGAATATCGAAGATCAAGCTGATGAAGTGCAAAAAGTTAAACGTTCTGAAAATGGTGTCATCACTGATCCATTTTACTTAACTCCATCAGAAAGTGTGTTCGAAGCTGAAGCGCTTATGGGTAAATATCGAATTTCAGGTGTACCAATTGTAAATAATGAAGAAGAAAAGCAATTTGTAGGAATCATTACAAACCGTGACTTACGTTTTATCGAAGACTTTTCAATTAAAATTTCTGATGTTATGACTAAAGAAAATTTAGTTACAGCACCTGTAGGTACTACACTAGAGGAAGCAGAAGAATTATTACAACAACACAAAATCGAAAAATTACCATTAGTTGAAGATGGCAAATTAAAAGGCCTTATCACTATTAAAGATATCGAAAAAGTATCAGAATTCCCTCATTCAGCTAAAGATGAACATGGTAGATTATTAGTTGGGGCAGCAATCGGTATTGCCAAAGACACTGATATCCGTGCAGAAAAATTAGTAGAAGCAGGCGTAGATGCATTAGTTATTGATACAGCACACGGACATTCAAAAGGTGTTATCGACCAAGTACGCCATATTAAAGAGAAATTCCCACAAGTTACATTAATCGCTGGTAATGTTGCAACTGCAACAGCTACTAAAGCTTTATATGAAGCGGGTGCTGATGTAGTGAAAGTTGGTATTGGTCCTGGTTCAATTTGTACAACACGTGTTGTAGCGGGCGTAGGTGTGCCTCAAATCACTGCTGTTTATGATTGCGCAACTGAAGCACGTAAACATGGTAAAACAATTATCGCAGATGGCGGTATTAAATTCTCAGGCGATATTATAAAAGCGCTAGCTGCTGGTGGTCACGCAGTTATGTTAGGTAGTTTACTTGCAGGTACTGAAGAAAGCCCAGGAGAAACTGAAATATTCCAAGGTAGACAATATAAAGTATACCGTGGTATGGGCTCATTAGGCGCAATGGAAAGTGGTTCAAATGACCGTTATTTCCAACAAGACAAAACACCTAAAAAATTCGTGCCTGAAGGTATCGAAGGGCGTATTGCTTTCAAAGGTGCTTTACAAGACACTGTATATCAATTAATGGGCGGTGTAAGATCAGGTATGGGTTACACTGGTTCTAAAAACTTAGAAGCGTTAAGAGAAGAAGCTCAATTTACACGTATGGGCCCTGCAGGACTAGCAGAAAGTCACCCACATGACGTTCAAATTACAAAAGAGTCACCAAATTACTCATTCTAA
- the pbuX gene encoding xanthine permease PbuX has protein sequence MKTFILSVQHLLAMYAGAILVPIIVGTSLHFSSEQIAFLVTVDIFMCGVATFLQVWKGTGTGLPIVLGCTFTAVAPMILIGQTKGISDLYGSLLLSGVLVIIIAPFFSYLVRFFPPVVTGSVVTIIGINLMPVAMNYLAGGEGAKDYGDGKNILLGIVTLVVILIVQRFTEGFLKSIAILIGLVVGTVLASFIGVVDVKQVGEAHWFALPQPFRFSGLSFDFGATIVFFIVALVSLIESTGVYHALSEITGKHLTRKDFRKGYTAEGIAIVLGAIFNSFPYTAYSQNVGLVSLSGAKKNKVIYGMVILLIICGCIPKLGAMANMIPLPVLGGAMIAMFGMVMAYGVSILGNINFKNQNNLLIIAVSVGLGTGISAVPQAFKALGSQFAWLVQNGIVLGALSAIILNFFFNGIKNQQKT, from the coding sequence ATGAAGACCTTTATTTTAAGTGTTCAACATTTACTTGCTATGTATGCAGGTGCGATACTTGTTCCGATTATTGTAGGTACAAGTTTGCATTTTTCATCCGAGCAAATTGCATTTTTAGTGACTGTTGATATTTTTATGTGTGGTGTCGCTACATTTTTACAAGTATGGAAAGGTACAGGGACAGGTTTACCTATCGTATTAGGTTGTACTTTTACAGCGGTAGCACCAATGATATTAATTGGCCAAACAAAAGGTATTAGCGATCTATATGGTTCGTTACTATTATCAGGTGTTTTAGTAATCATAATTGCACCGTTTTTCTCCTATTTAGTAAGATTCTTCCCTCCAGTTGTCACTGGGAGTGTAGTAACGATTATAGGTATTAATCTTATGCCTGTTGCAATGAATTATTTAGCAGGTGGGGAAGGAGCTAAAGATTATGGTGACGGTAAAAACATCCTTTTAGGAATAGTTACGTTAGTCGTTATCTTGATTGTGCAACGATTTACTGAAGGGTTTTTAAAATCAATTGCTATTCTCATTGGTTTAGTTGTTGGTACAGTGCTAGCTTCGTTTATTGGTGTAGTTGACGTTAAACAGGTGGGTGAAGCGCATTGGTTTGCATTACCACAACCGTTTAGATTTTCTGGACTCAGTTTTGATTTCGGTGCCACAATTGTCTTTTTCATTGTCGCGCTAGTTAGTTTAATCGAGTCTACAGGCGTTTATCACGCTTTAAGTGAGATTACCGGTAAACACTTAACACGTAAAGATTTTCGTAAAGGATACACAGCCGAAGGAATAGCAATTGTTTTGGGAGCAATTTTCAATTCATTCCCATATACAGCGTATTCACAAAATGTAGGTTTAGTATCTTTATCAGGTGCCAAGAAAAATAAAGTTATTTACGGTATGGTCATTTTATTAATAATTTGTGGATGTATTCCAAAACTAGGTGCAATGGCTAATATGATCCCGTTACCTGTTTTAGGTGGCGCGATGATAGCAATGTTTGGCATGGTTATGGCATATGGTGTTAGTATATTAGGTAATATCAATTTTAAAAATCAAAATAATTTGTTGATAATAGCTGTTTCAGTTGGACTAGGTACGGGCATTAGCGCTGTTCCTCAAGCTTTTAAGGCGCTTGGTAGCCAATTTGCTTGGTTAGTACAAAATGGTATCGTACTCGGCGCATTATCTGCGATTATTCTGAATTTCTTCTTTAATGGCATTAAGAACCAACAAAAAACATAA